ATTTTTATTATTGGAGAAGGGATAATAACCTGCCAGATAATTGTCGAGATGAAATGAGCCTGTAAGACAGGAATTGAGATAGACCAGCGGAGCCTGAATACCGGCATCCCGGATATCCCAGATCTGTACATCCAGATTATCATTAAACACGGAGTCAGAATCAATAACAGCCTGCTCAAATGCATCGTTCATCCATTTATCAGAAACCCCAAGAGATGTTTTGAATCCTTCCTTAACCTTTTCCACATCTCTGCCATCTTCTTTAGCAGATCTGACCTTTGAGCGAAGGTACCTTCCGACATTTTCCATCGAAGGCTGTGGATTGGAAGCAAGGGGATAGCCATTGATCAATTGCAGGGTAGGAGTACCGTGGCCTGTCATAAATGCAAAGTCCAGTCCTTCGCGTTTCAGTTCGCGTAACAGATTGAACTTCATAAAATCCGCATTACGGAAGTTTAGAAACTTGATAGAATTACCGGGAAGATAGAGCGATGGAAACTGTGACTTCAAAGCCAGTACATCTCCCGAGAAGGAATTTAGAGAATTTGAATTATAACCATGACCTGTAGAAGCAATCATATCATTGAGCGGGTTGCTGACTTTACGCAACTTCACGAGTTTTTGCAGATAAGCCTTAATTTTATCTGTCGGATTCTCGCCTTTTTCAACAGGAGGCTTTATTCGGGCTGAATAAATATCCATTTCAATATATTGCGGAGAAGTAGCATCCAGACTGTAATAAAAATAATTGCTACGTTCACTTGCGGTATCTTGTTTTATGAAGTTGAGTTTCAGATCCAGATCATCATAATATCTGTCAGAAGGAACAGAAGATTTGTCCCAACGGATTTTCTGATTCATTTTGAATGCCGAAGTCAGATATTGTGCATCCCTAATCATCACCACAGGGATATTTCCGACAAGTACAGTGCCTTCCAGTGGTTGCTTAGTCTTACGGAGTTGTTGCAGCTGCTCCCGTATCTGCTCCGGTTTTTCCCAGTTGTGAGCAATAATATAAGTGCCTAATCCATCTTGTTCTACAGATTGGCGATAAGCCATTAATTCAGGTTTAAGCGCATTGAACGTCTTCTGGTCAACGACTATGGCAAAACTGGTTTTGGAGGAAACGGAAGGTTTGATTATCTCTTGTCCGTAACTACTTGCCACCAGTGACAGGCAGGTTAGGGAAAGAAGTGTTTTTCTCAATCTTATCATGTTTATTCTTTCTAATGTTTTTATTCTGTTATTAAAGACTTATCAATCCGACAGACAATTGAGTCAGATAGCGGTTATCTCCTTTGCGGATATCTCCTTGATCACCCATAGCACTCATTAGCCAGCCACTGGCTTTGATATATAGCTGATTGCTCTTCTTTCCGAATGCTCCAAAGGTATATTTGACATTCGCCGAGTTTGTCCATGTATTGACGCTATAAAACTGATGTGCCGGGATAAAAACGTTTTTCGCCACAAAGTTAGTGGAATATGATTTATCTGTGTAAAGCAATGCATCGCTTAGCAACAAGTCATATGCAGAACTCAATTGGAAGGCAAATCCTTTTCTGTTTTCTTTTGCATACGTCTTGTCAAAACTCACGGCAAGATTCAGTTTATCTACGATCTGTTTGTTTTGCGGGTTGGCATATCGGTTGTCCAGACTATGATAGCTTACCGCAGTTTTGAGCCACCAATCAGTAAGCCCTGCAGGGCTGTCATGGCTAATCAGGTAGGAAAGTGTACTTTTATTCCGAAGCATGGTACTCATTACGCTTGAATATACCGTTTCATACGCTTTGGTATCCGCATTTTGAATCTGATGATATTCGGTGTTTTCCATATCTTTCAGCAACCACTCCAATGCGACCTGATGCGCATATTTTCCTTTTTTCCAATCCAAATAGGAAGAGGCCTGATATTCCTGATAGCGATGTTTCCCCGCTTGTTGTATATATGTTGTTCCGTCTATAGCATCTTCGTATCCACTACGATATCCGGCAGTAGTTGACCATTTTATATGATCAGTGTTAAACACATAATCAACAGCGCCACCAAAAGAATGACCTCTGTAAGTTCTGTTATATCCGGCAGTCATAATATAAGGTGTGCTCATCTGGTATTCTCCGGCACCCAGTAATCTGTATAAATAATGCTGCTGAAAATTCCCTATAGTTCTTATTTCGACTTCCTCCTTATAGAAACTATAGATACCAGTCAGTCCAAGCAGTTGGTTTTCCGATAGCTTATAAGTCAGTGCCGGTGATAAATTTAATGTACTGGAATTATCGAGAGACCTGGGATCTTTTTGGCGGGCTCCGGTTTTTAAATTGTACTGTACATCCAAACCTGCATTCATACGATCATCAGCAAATCCCGGTGAGGCAATTTTCAAACGAAGATCATAATGTTGCTTTTTCCAGTCCCCGGAAAGAGAATCCATCAGCTGATACGGATTATCACGATAGGGATCCGTATGTGCTGTCATGTTCATTTGTTTATCTTTCGTCGTCCGGAAATCAAATTGACCATAATATGTCCATTCTTTAAGCCGTTGATAACGTGAAGTGCTGAAGTTGATGCCCTGGCTTTCCTTTGCTGAAAAGGGATATCTGAGATCACCGGCCTGATAATAGGCTCCAAGCTGTGTTTCCCCTTCGACTGGGAGTATAGTGTAACGGAGAAGTGCTGCATTGGGACTTTTGCTCAATGCATCCTTAGCTTTAAAATAATCATATGCAGGCACAGTCTGTGCGGTCGCCATTTGTCCCGTTACGATGAGGACACAAAGGCTTGCGAATAGGTTCTTTTTCATATTACTGTGCTATTGTTTTGGGAGTGGGGTTATCATTTACTATAAAATCTGTAGAAGAGTTATTGCTATCCATCAAAACAGCTCTGTTATTGATTCTGCTTTTTACTTTACGGATTACAGACTTACCAGAATAAGTTGATCCGACGAAAGTCAATCCGGCATCTACTGTTTCCGGAATTCTCTTTTTATCAATTGTAATGGTCGAATTGCCTACACAGTCTATTCCATCCAATATCGCTTTTACAGGTACCTGCAGATAGCGGGTAGTTCCGCTGACATTGGGTTCTGTAAGGGTCTGATAACTGGCGACCTGACTGTCTCTAAACAGAATAAGTCCGGCTCCGTTTATACCTATATTCCAGTCAAATCCTGCTGTTGTGTTCGCAAACTGGTGGATCATATTCGGTACATCCGGGTTGTCGGTGTCGCGTGTATTGGTCCCGGTAGGGTTAAAATATGTTTCGAAATCAGCAATACCTTTCCCCAGATTGGCAGGTGAATTAGGATTGCCATTGGGGTCTGTCTTATGGTTTATCGCTGTGATGGCGATGACCACAGATTCGCCCGGTCTGACCAGATGTTCTGTACCATTGCCCGGTATCATCCAGGCCTGTGCAATATATACATTGTTTTTATCCGGCAGAAAACCATATACAGAAGATGAAGCCGATTTGGTATTTCCGATAACCAGACTGTCTGCATACAGATCTCCGGTACTGTTATTATAGATTTCGATAAAACCATCATAGAGGTAATTTGTGCCGGAAGGAGTTTTGGAGCCCGCATAATAGAACTCTTTGATAACAAATCCTCCCGCCTGACTGCCGACTAAACGAATTGCACTGTTAGCCGATTCGGTGATACGAAGTGTGGGGATGCTTCCATTACAGAAGATTTCTTCACGTATTCCGACCAGTTGTTCTGCCTCTTCTGCTTTAACCTGCTTACTTGCTGTGACTGTATATACACCTGGTGTAATACCTTTTGCTGACACACGTCCCTGAGCATCAGAGACAAATTCCTGCGTCGCCCCTGTAATAGTATTTTTAAGATTGATTTTGACACTATCCGCAAGTTGTTTACTATACTCTTCGGGATACTGAATTGTAAAACTGTAATCTACTGTTGTATAGGCATAGTAATCTTTACGACAGGCGGTAAAGATGCTGAATACCGCTAAAAGGATTAATATACTTTTAGTTTTCATGCGTTTATATGTTGTTTTCTGATCATCTGCTTGAGATGAGAAACCTGTTATGTGTGGAGTGGATACGCTTGTTTTCATGTCGTATTAGAATTTGATGGAAATTTCCGTTCCGTAAAACATTGGGATATTGCGCTTACTGTATTCCTGCGGATAACGGGAGCTTGCTTCCAAAGGTCTATGATTAAATACATTGTTCGCATAGAAAGAAAAGCCCATGTTATTAGCAAACTCTTTAGTCAGTTTGACATTAAATAACCAAAGTGGTTTCCAGCTTTCACTTTTGAAATATCCGTCATTCAGGCTGAGATAGATATCTCTGTCTGCTTCAGTAATAGCATTGCGTTCTGCTTCTGTAAAGTTGATGATCTGTGGAGTACTGCCGGCCTGGCCAACGGGTATGTAACCTGTAGGAATGCTGGAATAGTTGACAAATTTATGCTGATCCTTCCATATGGTCTGTGCTGAGGCTGAAATAATAAAACGCAGTTCAGGAATATTATGGACGGCCCTTAATGTCGTTACAAAACGCTGTTGCTCCATTCCTCTGGCTTCAAATACACCTATACGGGTTGGGGTTTGACTGGCTACATTCTGCAACAGAATATATGGAGTATTACTCATTGATTTTGTAGAAAGATAGGCTCCGTTCAATACAAAAGAAGTACGGATGTTATCAAACCTTCCGAAGTCAAAATCAAACTCTATACCTTTATTCAGGATGTCATTATTGTTACTTGGAGAACTGTATGTCGCTACAAATGTTGAAGTGGTTACGTCTGGACTCAGGATCGGTTTGCTTCCCGCCGGAGCAGATTGTACCGTATAGATAGGTATGCCAACAAACTGGACACTATTGAGATTGGTATTCATCTCATATCCGTTTTTTGTCTGTTCGTAATATCCGTTTACTGAAAAACGTCTTTTCCCGCTGAAAAAGTCCAGACCTATTTCTTTTTTGCTGGTTTTTGTCATTTTCAAATCCGGATTAGAGGTGTCAAAAACACGTGTAGTAACAAGAGCAAGAGCTTCAGCAGGGTTTTCCTTATAATGGTTGAGACTGAAAGCGTCATAATAGGCCCGGTCCGGGTATAGGTAAAGCAGAGTTGGTGATTTGGCAGTAATACCATAGCCTCCCCGTAAGGTCAGATTTTTAATAATTTCAAAAGAAGCATTGATTCTGGGGGACAAAGCCGATAAGGTATTATTGGTAAAAGGTTGTACCTGATCCCAGCGCAAACCGGCCTGTATATGCAGATTGCGATCTGCGATCTGCATAGAATAACGGTCTTCCAGATATAATCCCATTTGGTGAAGAACAGGAATATCTTTAAATGCCCGTGGTCTGAAACCGAAAGGATCGGAGGTGCGGTAAGGATTGTTAGGATCAACAGTTCTTCCTGTGCCATAGTTTGCATCCAGACGATAATCTCCACCTAACAGGATACGGTGTGTACCAGATCCTGTCTTGAAATAGAAGTCATCCGACAATTTGGCAAAAATATTCAATGGCTTTCCTTCTATCCACATCTGATTGAGAAAAGTAGAAGGCAGATAACTGACCTCTTGTGTAATATCTTCGGTAGCCTGACTTACTGCTGAAACACTCAGAGTCTGTAATCTTTGTTGATAACCTTTCTGAAAGGCATAGTTGGCTGAAAGTGTATAGTTAATGTTTCTTGCAAAACGCTGATCCAGCTTCCATTTACCGGTAGTTGCGAATTCGTAATTATAGTTTTGTGCTTTATTGATGACCTGCTCTGCCTGGTAATCCGGGTCTACTTTCGTATCATCCAGATTGGTGCCAAAAGAAAAAGTAGTATTTGTGTATATGGGGCGGTCTTGTCCGAAGGTATTGCTGTATTGAGCCGTTCCTTTCATACGTTCATATGCAGAGTAGGCAGTGATCTGCTTATCATAGGCTTTTGTAAAGTCGAGATCTACAAAGAGATTACCTTTACGCTCCCCCAGATCAAAACCCTGTCCGGCCCAGAATTGGGTGAGTTTGGGATTGATGCGTGCTTTTACCTGCAAAGGTTCTTTCCCTGCTTTGGTGGTGACCAGTACTGCTCCGGAGGTCAGATCACCATACTCTACTGACGGTATACCCCGAATGACTTCTACGGATTCAATATTGTCGGCAGAGAGCTGTCGCATGTCGGTTCCCATTCCGCTGGAAGTCGAAAAAGCCGCTAATACACCTGATGTTACGGTGTTCATGGCTTGCAGATTGGCATTGTTAGACAGCGGTGCGCCGTTGATAATTACCGAAGTTCCCAAAGAGCTTGTATTCTGTCCCGAATAAGCCCGGTCACCTGTGTACTGACGTATACTTGTTTTGTTGACATTTGTAAAATCAGGATTGGTTACCACAGCTCCCGGCAGGAGCTGGAGTACTTCACCCAGATGTGTTGCCTGCATATGTTCGATCGCCTTACGGGAGATAACCGTAGATGTGGCCCCATCTTTACGTTGTTCTTTGGCGATGACGACAACATCCTTAAGGGTAATGCTGTTTTCTTTTAGTAAAAACTGAAGTGGATCAGAAGGTAATGAGATTTGTTCCTCTACTTCGAGCATACCTAAAAATTGAACCTGAATGGTGTATTTGCCATTAGGTATTTTAGAGAAACTGAAATTTCCGGAAGCATCGGTCTTGGTGAATAAACCGAGTTCAAGAATCTGGACTGTAGCGCCGGGCAATGGACTACGGTCTTTAAATTGTCCGACATGACCCCTGAGGTTTTGTTGATTACTGGTCTGTGTCTTTTTTTGCTGTTGTCCGCCAGCCTGTTGAGCTTCAAGCGGGAGGACAAACAGGCTATTAAAAGACAGCAGCGTAGAAAAAAGTAGTAGTTTTTTCATATGGGCTGATGAATCAGGATGTAAGTTAATAGTGAGTGCCTGTTGTTGCACATGTTGGTTGATGTTTCGGCAAATATAAGCATAATTGCCATTTATTTAGAAATAATCTAAATAAAATACGATGTAAAAACGACTATGACATTTTTGTGATGAATAGGAGAGATGTCTATAAGAAGTTGATAGAGTTTATAAGGTTTGAATAGATAAAGTCAGAGAGGTTGATAAGGTTGATAAAGTTTATAAGGCTAGAAGAGGACAAAATTGGAGAGAGATACAACGACCTGTATTCGTGTTGCTATTTTAATTCTCTCCTTTTAGAGGAGATTTGCCCGAAGGCCAGAAAGGTTGATAAAGTTTATAAGGTTTGAATAGATAAAGTCAGATAGAGACAATGACTCCTGTATTCGTGTTGCTATTACAATTCTCTCCTTTTAGAGGAGAGATGCCCGAAGGGCAGAGAGGTTGATATTACAAGCTGAGAACCTCTTCCTGACCTTTCCGACATGTCGGAACAGGTTCTACTTAAAAAAGGAAAGGGGACTGGAATGATACGAAAAAAGGCTGTCCAAATTTTTAGGACAGCCTTTTTATTACATATGTTAATCTTAGGATTTACTTTTTATGGAAGCGCATTACTGCAATGTCTCCCATAATCAGATGCAGGGTATTATCCTGAATATCGTAGTTCGTAATTGTTTCTAAAGTTTTGAAATACACAGACTCACCACTTCCCTGACAGGCCATCTTTGTCGATGCTACAGGACCAAAATGAAGGTTAGCTCCCTCTATTTTAATGGTAGTATTGTAGTTGTTGCAACTGCTATTGCCATTTGCCTTTTTATTTGCCGTATCAAATGTGATAGTCGGTTTTTTATTAGGATATAATCCGTCAAATGCAATGCGTGGTCCGGAAATATAATCCAGCTCCCAGGTTCCGTTCAGTGCCTGCTCTTTGGACGAACTTCCTTCTTTTACTTCCTGAAATTTCGCTAACGGTGCCATGCGCGCTTTGTTTAAAGACAGAATACCATCTTTTAGGGTATAATTATCTGCAGTTGTAAATACACGACCTAATCCCTGTTCGATATCCATATCAGGACAAGCCATCATTGTGGACATGCCTTGCGAAAAGCTGATACGGTTATTGGCAGATAGGGTAAAGCTACCACCTATACCATTACATCCTCCACTTGCACTGTAACGTTTTTCACTGGCATCCAATTGCAGAAAAGGTTCTTTACCATTGACTTTATCTGCCACAGGCTTTCCGTTTAATTCAATCAGTTTCCATTTTTTTCCGGTAATCTCTTCAGATGATGAAGTTTCTGTTTTGTCCATTGTTTTGCCACCTTTCTGGAATAGCCCACAGCTACTCAAACTCATTGAGATAGCAATTATGCTCATTACTATTGTACTTTTCATGTTAAAGTATTTATTGTATAAAATATTTTTTCACTCCATCTGTTGCATTTATTGCTACAGATATCTGTAATTCTGTTCCATCTATTCAAAAAGGATGCCATTATCCTATTCAGGAGAAATAATTTTCCCTTCTGTTTTATATTTCTTTCGAATGAGACTTGTGGTCAGATAATTAGTCAACTATATTGTGTTAACAATCCATTTAACTTTTTTGTTTTAATCATAAAAGTATGGAATGCACATAC
The Sphingobacterium spiritivorum genome window above contains:
- a CDS encoding HEAT repeat domain-containing protein, producing MIRLRKTLLSLTCLSLVASSYGQEIIKPSVSSKTSFAIVVDQKTFNALKPELMAYRQSVEQDGLGTYIIAHNWEKPEQIREQLQQLRKTKQPLEGTVLVGNIPVVMIRDAQYLTSAFKMNQKIRWDKSSVPSDRYYDDLDLKLNFIKQDTASERSNYFYYSLDATSPQYIEMDIYSARIKPPVEKGENPTDKIKAYLQKLVKLRKVSNPLNDMIASTGHGYNSNSLNSFSGDVLALKSQFPSLYLPGNSIKFLNFRNADFMKFNLLRELKREGLDFAFMTGHGTPTLQLINGYPLASNPQPSMENVGRYLRSKVRSAKEDGRDVEKVKEGFKTSLGVSDKWMNDAFEQAVIDSDSVFNDNLDVQIWDIRDAGIQAPLVYLNSCLTGSFHLDNYLAGYYPFSNNKNIAAIANSVGVLQDLWPAELMGTLQHGVRIGNWFKHIAYLETHILGDPTFHFTSSRSKEINEAISTVAKATYWKNLLKEQDADLQSLALVYLQKQLPEAEMSALLKSIYFSSPFETTRMQAFALLRKYENEAYFSVLHAARQDSYEFIRRMAVYDLGEFGGDDFAKDLIAFYVSDPHSERINYRLRTNMTFFNPELLKTEINNQVSQNKGINNASALSAQLIKDIDYNQSKVDKMQATILDKNTAEKERLAEITTLRLYRYHRVVPAVLKVIEDASESETLRITALEAMSWFPLSYQREAIFRTCDVLLQDSKVPPAVKEQALKTKHVMKKESI
- a CDS encoding DUF6850 family outer membrane beta-barrel protein, with the protein product MKKNLFASLCVLIVTGQMATAQTVPAYDYFKAKDALSKSPNAALLRYTILPVEGETQLGAYYQAGDLRYPFSAKESQGINFSTSRYQRLKEWTYYGQFDFRTTKDKQMNMTAHTDPYRDNPYQLMDSLSGDWKKQHYDLRLKIASPGFADDRMNAGLDVQYNLKTGARQKDPRSLDNSSTLNLSPALTYKLSENQLLGLTGIYSFYKEEVEIRTIGNFQQHYLYRLLGAGEYQMSTPYIMTAGYNRTYRGHSFGGAVDYVFNTDHIKWSTTAGYRSGYEDAIDGTTYIQQAGKHRYQEYQASSYLDWKKGKYAHQVALEWLLKDMENTEYHQIQNADTKAYETVYSSVMSTMLRNKSTLSYLISHDSPAGLTDWWLKTAVSYHSLDNRYANPQNKQIVDKLNLAVSFDKTYAKENRKGFAFQLSSAYDLLLSDALLYTDKSYSTNFVAKNVFIPAHQFYSVNTWTNSANVKYTFGAFGKKSNQLYIKASGWLMSAMGDQGDIRKGDNRYLTQLSVGLISL
- a CDS encoding DUF4876 domain-containing protein — encoded protein: MKTKSILILLAVFSIFTACRKDYYAYTTVDYSFTIQYPEEYSKQLADSVKINLKNTITGATQEFVSDAQGRVSAKGITPGVYTVTASKQVKAEEAEQLVGIREEIFCNGSIPTLRITESANSAIRLVGSQAGGFVIKEFYYAGSKTPSGTNYLYDGFIEIYNNSTGDLYADSLVIGNTKSASSSVYGFLPDKNNVYIAQAWMIPGNGTEHLVRPGESVVIAITAINHKTDPNGNPNSPANLGKGIADFETYFNPTGTNTRDTDNPDVPNMIHQFANTTAGFDWNIGINGAGLILFRDSQVASYQTLTEPNVSGTTRYLQVPVKAILDGIDCVGNSTITIDKKRIPETVDAGLTFVGSTYSGKSVIRKVKSRINNRAVLMDSNNSSTDFIVNDNPTPKTIAQ
- a CDS encoding TonB-dependent receptor → MKKLLLFSTLLSFNSLFVLPLEAQQAGGQQQKKTQTSNQQNLRGHVGQFKDRSPLPGATVQILELGLFTKTDASGNFSFSKIPNGKYTIQVQFLGMLEVEEQISLPSDPLQFLLKENSITLKDVVVIAKEQRKDGATSTVISRKAIEHMQATHLGEVLQLLPGAVVTNPDFTNVNKTSIRQYTGDRAYSGQNTSSLGTSVIINGAPLSNNANLQAMNTVTSGVLAAFSTSSGMGTDMRQLSADNIESVEVIRGIPSVEYGDLTSGAVLVTTKAGKEPLQVKARINPKLTQFWAGQGFDLGERKGNLFVDLDFTKAYDKQITAYSAYERMKGTAQYSNTFGQDRPIYTNTTFSFGTNLDDTKVDPDYQAEQVINKAQNYNYEFATTGKWKLDQRFARNINYTLSANYAFQKGYQQRLQTLSVSAVSQATEDITQEVSYLPSTFLNQMWIEGKPLNIFAKLSDDFYFKTGSGTHRILLGGDYRLDANYGTGRTVDPNNPYRTSDPFGFRPRAFKDIPVLHQMGLYLEDRYSMQIADRNLHIQAGLRWDQVQPFTNNTLSALSPRINASFEIIKNLTLRGGYGITAKSPTLLYLYPDRAYYDAFSLNHYKENPAEALALVTTRVFDTSNPDLKMTKTSKKEIGLDFFSGKRRFSVNGYYEQTKNGYEMNTNLNSVQFVGIPIYTVQSAPAGSKPILSPDVTTSTFVATYSSPSNNNDILNKGIEFDFDFGRFDNIRTSFVLNGAYLSTKSMSNTPYILLQNVASQTPTRIGVFEARGMEQQRFVTTLRAVHNIPELRFIISASAQTIWKDQHKFVNYSSIPTGYIPVGQAGSTPQIINFTEAERNAITEADRDIYLSLNDGYFKSESWKPLWLFNVKLTKEFANNMGFSFYANNVFNHRPLEASSRYPQEYSKRNIPMFYGTEISIKF
- a CDS encoding META domain-containing protein, coding for MKSTIVMSIIAISMSLSSCGLFQKGGKTMDKTETSSSEEITGKKWKLIELNGKPVADKVNGKEPFLQLDASEKRYSASGGCNGIGGSFTLSANNRISFSQGMSTMMACPDMDIEQGLGRVFTTADNYTLKDGILSLNKARMAPLAKFQEVKEGSSSKEQALNGTWELDYISGPRIAFDGLYPNKKPTITFDTANKKANGNSSCNNYNTTIKIEGANLHFGPVASTKMACQGSGESVYFKTLETITNYDIQDNTLHLIMGDIAVMRFHKK